TGTGCTTGACGGCACGACGACGCTTAAGAACGTTATCTCCACGCGCGACGATATAATGATGTATCTCATACATAAGGGGCTGCCGAAAAAAGAGTCGTTTACGATAATGGAGGCGGTAAGAAAGGGCAAGGGCTTACAGCCCGAATGGGTGGAGCTCATGCAGAGCTTCGACGTGCCCGAATGGTACATAGAATCGTGCCGCCGCATAAAATATATGTTCCCAAAGGCGCATGCCGTGGCATATGTGCTTATGTCGTTTAGGATAGCTTATTTTAAGGTGCATTATCCTCTGGCCTTTTACTGCGCGTATTTCAGCGTTGCAGCCGACGACTTTGACGCGGACATGATGGCGAACGGCATTGATCGCGTCAGACGCCACATGAAAAAGATAGAACAGGATCCGAACGCGACGGCAAAGGATCAGAGCATATATATAATCCTTGAGATATGCTACGAGATGTACCGCCGCGGATTTGAATTTCTGCCGATAGACCTTTACGAGTCCGACAGCAAAAATTTTAAGATAATTGACGGCAAGATACTTCCGCCGTTTCGCGCCCTTTCGGGGCTGGGCGAAAATGCGGCGAGAAGCATAAAGGAAGCGCGTGAAGACCGCCCGTTTGAAACGGTAGAGGATCTGCGCGTTCGCACGGGCATTTCAAAGACGGTAATAGAAATGTTTCGTGAACGCGGGATGCTTCGAGGCATACCCGAGAGCAATCAGACAGATATTTTTGATTTGTTGAAGATATAGCTTACACATTTTTAGACAAAGCGTGTATAATTGTCTTATCCGGAAAGAAGGATGAACGAAAGATGCGGATGAGAAAAAAGAAAAATTTAGGCCCGCGCTTTGAGCGGTGCGAAGACCTGCTTATAGACGAGCCTGCACGATACAAAGGCCGATTTTCGGAGCTTTTTTCGCGCAGCGCGCCGCTCTATCTCGAGATAGGCGCGGGTAAGGGCGCGTTCCTTCGAAAGATGTGCGCCCGCGAGAACAGGGATTTTAATTATATCGCGCTTGAAAAGGTGCCCGAAGCGCTTATAATGGCAATGGAGAAAGCGAAGGCGGAAAACATAGCGGACGTTAAATTCATATCACAGGACGCGGCAGAGCTTTCGGAAATATTTGCCGACGGGGAAGTGTCGAAGATCTTTTTGAACTTCTCCGATCCGTGGCCCAAGTCGAGACAGGCTAAGCGCCGCCTTACTCATGAGAGCTTTTTAAAGCAATATGAAACCATACTTGCGCCTGAGGGCGAGATAATTTTTAAAACGGACAATCCGCGCCTGTTTGAGTTTTCACTGTGCGAGTTTTCCAAATGCGGCTTTATTTTAAAGGAGCTTACGCTTGATCTTCATAATTCAAAGTATGCCGAGGGCAACTGCACAACGGAATATGAGGACAGGTTTACGGCGCTGGGTCAGCCTATCTACAGGGTGATCGCGGCAAAACGTGCGTAAGGAGAACACGGTATGAGCTTTGTTGAGCTTAAAGAGGTCTATAAACGCTATAAGATGGGAGAAGTAACGATAACGGCGTCGGATGGCGTTTCGTTTTCGATAGAGAAGGGCGAGTTTTGCGTTATAGTGGGCGCGTCCGGCGCAGGCAAGACTACTGTTTTGAATATGCTTGGAGGCATGGATTCATGCGACGGCGGGCAGATAACAGTTGACGGCCGCAATATTGCAGGTTTTTCAAAAAAGGAGCTGACGCTGTACAGACGCTTCGATATAGGCTTTGTATTCCAGTTTTATAATCTGGTACCTAATCTGACGGCGAGGGAAAATGTGGAGCTGGCCGCGCAGATATGCGAAAATTCGCTTGATCCCGATGAGGTGCTCATGGCGGTAGGGCTTTTTGAGAGGCGCAATAACTTTCCCGCGCAGCTTTCGGGCGGCGAACAGCAGCGTGTGTCGATAGCGCGCGCGCTTGCCAAAAATCCCAAGCTGCTTTTATGCGACGAGCCTACGGGCGCGCTCGATTACAATACGGGCAAAGCGATACTTGCGCTTTTATACGACATGTGCAAAAAACGCGGCATGACAGTCGTTGTGATAACGCACAACAAGGCGATAGCTCCGATGGCCGACCGCGTTATCGAGCTTAAAAGCGCGCGGGTGAGCAATATTATCATAAACGAGCATCCCGCAGATCCCGCGACTATAGAATGGTAGAAGTATGAAGGATATTCTGTTTTTAAATACGTTAAGAAGCCTGTGGCGCACGAAGAACCGCTTTTTTTCGATACTTGCGATAATCGCGCTCGGCTGCGGCTTTTTTGCCGGCGTTCGCTCAACGTGTCCCGACATGAAGTATACGGCGAAGGTCTATTTTGACGAATACAGGCTTTCCGATATGCATATCATTTCAAATGCGGGCTTTGACGGCGAGGACATCGCCGCGCTTAAAAATATAGAGGGCGTAAAAGATTTAAGGCCGTCGTATTATTTAGACTGCTTTGCAAAAAATCCGGACGGCAGGGATATCATAGTTAAAGCCATGTCCCTAAGCCTTTCCGACACGCAGGACCTGCCTATGCTTATCGAGGGCAGGATGCCGCAAAACGCCTCCGAATGCTTAGTTGAAACAAACACGCGCACACCCGAGTATTTTAAAGTAGGAAGCGAGATCGTGCTGTCTTTAAACGATGAGGAAAACAGCGCCGAAGATCATCTTAATAATACGTCCTTTAAAATAGTCGGAATAGTTCAGTCGCCCCTGTATATTTCTTTTAATCGAGGCAATACGAACATAGGAAACGGCACTATAGACGCTTTCTGTCTTATACCCGAAGAGGCGTTTTCTTATTCGACGTATACGGACGTTTACATAACGCTTTCAAAAAATGAGGATATGGACGCGTTCTCTGATGAATATTACGCGCTTTTAGACAGATATGACGACGTTTTTTATGAGGCGTCGCAAGCGCTTTTGCCGCAGCGCGCCGACCGCGCCGTGGCCGATGAAACGGCGGAGCTTTTAAAAGCGCGCGAAGATTACGAAGCGGCCGAGCGTGATTTGGAAGACGGGAAAGGGAAGCTGTCTTCGTCAAAAAAAGAATACGACGATGCGCTTCTTCGCTTTTCCGATGAAGAAAAGCGCTTAGAGGAGGGTAAAGCGGATTACGCTGCCGCGCTTTTGGAGTATGAAGCAGGCAAGGCGGAGTATGACGAGACCGCGCGAAAAGCAAACGAGCAGCTCTCTTTGGCCGAAGCGGATATTATAAGCGCCGAAGAGGAATATAACGCGGGACTTTCGGGATATAATGCGGCGTATGCCGAATATGAGAGTAAAGTAAAAGAATTAGAGGAGGCGAAAGCGCTTCCCATAGCCGTGCCGGACATTGACGAAGCCTGGGCCGCCCTTTCTGCGGCCAAAGAAGAGCTTGCCGCTAAAAAATC
The DNA window shown above is from Clostridia bacterium and carries:
- a CDS encoding ABC transporter ATP-binding protein; protein product: MSFVELKEVYKRYKMGEVTITASDGVSFSIEKGEFCVIVGASGAGKTTVLNMLGGMDSCDGGQITVDGRNIAGFSKKELTLYRRFDIGFVFQFYNLVPNLTARENVELAAQICENSLDPDEVLMAVGLFERRNNFPAQLSGGEQQRVSIARALAKNPKLLLCDEPTGALDYNTGKAILALLYDMCKKRGMTVVVITHNKAIAPMADRVIELKSARVSNIIINEHPADPATIEW
- the trmB gene encoding tRNA (guanosine(46)-N7)-methyltransferase TrmB, yielding MRMRKKKNLGPRFERCEDLLIDEPARYKGRFSELFSRSAPLYLEIGAGKGAFLRKMCARENRDFNYIALEKVPEALIMAMEKAKAENIADVKFISQDAAELSEIFADGEVSKIFLNFSDPWPKSRQAKRRLTHESFLKQYETILAPEGEIIFKTDNPRLFEFSLCEFSKCGFILKELTLDLHNSKYAEGNCTTEYEDRFTALGQPIYRVIAAKRA